One Glycine max cultivar Williams 82 chromosome 8, Glycine_max_v4.0, whole genome shotgun sequence genomic window, AATATAACCTCTTCAGCTAGTGTAAATGATTTTGCAGTCACTAGGCCATTCATCTGTATTACTATTGACAGTGTCCAAGAGTtgcatattttgaaaatgatatgcAGGGCACAAAGTTGCAAATTCCAAGAAATAGtgttatttacatttaatttttccaCACCTCAGTTTCtcattacatttaaactaaagaatttttcaaaaacctttttctaGGAGCAATATTGTACACGGGCAATCTTTATTCAatagtcatttttaattttgaataataaatggTAACTCTCCACTTATGTCTGTCCAGCCTACACTGTACttgaaattaatgaattttactttgtaatttatttaaatttatacaagGAAGCTGATGACAATGTAGCAAGGAAAGGGTAAATAAGTTAACACCCAAGTAACATTGGTGTCTTTGACAGAGGCTTTGATTCTGCTTCATGTTGGTCGTATTATTTACTGTAATTTGTGTGTTGGGAGAAAATTGTCAGACTTTACAGTTTGTCTGGAAATTCTAAATTAAGTTATCATAGTAAGTTAGTAGCTATAGTGTCACTGTCCACCTAGTTATTGAATACTGTGTATTTATCATTCATTCATTAGCTTTTCTTTCCTATCCTTGTAATATTATGCAGGGTAGTCCTATATGGCAAACATATGTTGGTCCATCAGTCCACTTTTATGGTTCATCATCCTTGGTTTTTTGATGGCATCATGTAGAGAAATAAATTTCAATGTAGTTAGATGTTGTGATAAGGCTTGGTTGTTATCTGAATTTCATTGTATTTTCCAGGTGCTTCTGTAATGCTTGCAGAATTGGCATTGGAGGCTGGTTTGCCTGAGGGTGTCTTAAATATAGTTCATGGAACCCATGTATGTCATCAcctggttttttttattatacttttgtttttcaCCTTTGTGTTGTGATACTTTCCAAAAAAGGTACTCATTGGCTCATTTGGCATTTGGTGATTTCATCATAAACTCAagttttaaatctaaaatttgCTTATAATATTGCACTTGTACCATACAAAGAATGGTTGATACCATCATAAATTTGGTTTTATTCATAAAACCATTTTTTCAAGGGTGACAACTTGTCACATTATGATGATGAGTCATGCATTAGTTCTTTGTTTTTCCTACTGTTTGACTTTCTTAATCATATAACTGGAGCAGGATATTGTGAATGCTATTTGTGATGATGAAAACATCAaagccatatcttttgttggttcaaatgtTGTAAGTCATTTAatacttgtttgttttctccAATTCTTGATGTTATTCTTCTTTGCGACCTTAAACTAGCCAAAGACAATCCTGTTACTTGTCagcaaaatttaatatttgttagATTAAACTGTGCTTAAATGTAAAGATAGATTGAAGAGGTCTAGTGATCAAATGCttagattttttaaatgatagacCCCCTATATTACTATGCTTATTTTGATGTTCTTATTTTTGTATCAAAGGCTGGAATGCACATATATTCAAGAGCAGCAGCTAAAGGGAAACGTGTTCAGGTAGGTTGTGTAGTTTTTTTCTCCCCTTGGTAAAATTGTTGGTTTATAACCATACAAGGATATGAAGTTGGGCAACTAATATGCTACTGTTTGCAGTCTAACATGGGAGCCAAAAATCATGCGATTGTCATGCCAGATGCAAATGTTGATGCTACTCTTAATGCTTTAGTTGCTTCTGGTTTTGGTGCTGCTGGACAAAGGTGTATGGCTCTCAGCACAGTTGTTTTTGTTGGTGGCTCAAAACCATGGTACCATATTATATTCTGTTTGAGTCTTTTGatttaattcatatttattatgaCTCCTGTAGTAGCATCTTACACTTGGAGCAATTCAAAGCTCCTCTAGTTGGTTGTTCCAAAATGATCTTGAATTCTGAATGTATTTGATTGTGTGCTAAGTGGAATCATCACTCTTCCCGTACTGTATAATCACAAATTGTATATACTATATAGTTATTGTAATGCCAATATTAGTATGAGTGTATGACCAATTAATTATATTCATCCTTTTGGATAATTATGAGAACATGGTTCCAAGGAAATACTATTCAATGTTGTACTATTTTTAGCATCCTTTGCGATATTTGTGCAGGGAGGATAAACTTTTAGAGCGTGCCAAAGCTCTAAAAGTAAATGCTGGAACTGAACCTGATACAGACCTTGGTCCGGTGATCAGCAAGCAGGTTTGTTTATGAttccatatttaatttttccacATTGGATTTGAAGTAAATACCTTAATATCATTCAAGAATTACTGAAAATGGCTATTTAATGCATCATTTCCACACAAATTGTTGGGTATATTTTAGCTATTCATATTTATGCTTCTTGAATATTCTTACTGGCTGCACAGGCAAAGGAGAGAATACACAGATTAGTTCAATCTGGGGTTGAAAGTGGTGCCAGACTACTGCTTGATGGAAGAAATATAGTGGTAGCTGTTATATCCTCTTAAAATTGCCAGACTCTGGTTAAATGTAATATAGCATTCTGCCTCATACTAATGTATTCATACGTGCATGGCTAGTAGGTCCCaggatatgaatctggcaatttTATTGGTCCAACCATCTTATCAGATATCAATGCCAACATGGAGTGCTACAAGGTTACTCACTGCTCTCCAATCTTAATGTGTCTTCTAAAAGAATTCCCACTACACAAGACTTGAACTTTAGATGTTTATTAGAGTTGACTGTCTCTAAAATTACATATGCAGGAGGAAATTTTTGGTCCAGTTCTTCTTTTCATGGAGGTGTGTCTGTTTCTTCCTTagaattatattatttcataaaatgagtaaaaaatataattcttggtaaaatatttcatatttaggAACAATTAACCCTTCAACTGATTAATGGGGTCCAAACACTGGCAATTGATTAACCAGTCACTTGACGGGttaaattatttctaaattgaaaatatttccaCGTCATAGACACAGCTATCTTGAATTTTTCATTCTAACTCAATAGATAGATATGCTGACAGTTTTTTTCTTTCGTCTTTTCAACTTCAGGCTGATAGCTTGGAAGAAGCCATAAACATTATCAACAGTAACAAGTATTTGTTAACAACTCCTTGTTGTCATTTCCTTATGTTAAAATTCTATCTATTCTTCCTCTTGAGTTTACTTTTCCAACAGGTACGGAAATGGTGCTTCTATATTTACTACATCCGGTGTTGCTGCGAGGAAATTTCAGACTGAGATAGAGGCTGGACAGGTAATGTTACTTAAGTGAGACGTTTCGTTCTTCATTAACAACACATTTGTAACTTTCTTTCCAATACAGTCTCATATTAGTTGAAATTCATGCAAGTCCTACTAGTTTGGAGATGAGTCCCACATATTTAATGAGACTAACCTGAATTTCATCCGTTAGGAGAGAATGACTTactagtatttcttttaataaatatattttgatagtGTTACTCTTATGGATAATAACTCTTCACTGCATTTGAACCAGGTTGGCATCAATGTACCCATTCCAGTTCCTTTGCCCTTCTTCTCATTTACCGGCAACAAGGCATCGTTTGCCGGTGATCTCAACTTCTATGGTATAATGATTTCTCCAAACCTGGCTCCTCTGCACTTGTTTATCACATAATTATTTAGGAGTACATTTGCTCATAATATAATACTGCTTGATTTGAATTTGGCATGCTTTGTTGAATTACAGGCAAAGCAGGGGTTAACTTCTATACACAGATCAAGACAATAACACAGCAATGGAAGGATTCAACTGGTGGTAGCAGGATTAACTTGGCAATGCCAACCTCTCAAAAATAATGTTGATAGCCAGAGcgtgtaatatatataaatgctgTTTCTGAAACCTTTGCTCTCTTGAATAAAATGTCACAGGTCACCCTCCTGTTATGCTTTGTTCTGAagcctttcccttttctttaCTGGTTTTTATCTGTCTCGTGCCTCCACGTGGACTATACGAttctttttcttagttttcTAATGTGAAGGTTTACGTGGAGCTTAATCCATTAATACCATATCCATCCACACGAAATGGTTTTAATGGAGGAACTTAATTGACCAAGAGCGAAAGGAACCATTGTTTTGATGTTTTCCCTTTTTTGAGAATAAGAAAGGGTGGTGATGTGCAAAAAAAACTGGTCCATACCGAATAACTTTGTAACTAAACTGAAATTGAATTGGTTTTTATTGGAACCGGatccaaaaaaattactttgttttacaaaagtGATTTGATTCATcgaattatttttacaaaattgtttCGGTGAATCAAATCGGTTTTCacccaaatcaattt contains:
- the ALDH6B2 gene encoding methylmalonate-semialdehyde dehydrogenase [acylating], mitochondrial isoform X2 codes for the protein MLKLQELIRRDMDKLALNVTTEQGKTLKDAQGDVFRGLEVVEHACGMATLQMGEYVSNVSHGIDTYSIREPLGVCAGICPFNFPAMIPLWMFPMAVTCGNTFVLKPSEKDPGASVMLAELALEAGLPEGVLNIVHGTHDIVNAICDDENIKAISFVGSNVAGMHIYSRAAAKGKRVQSNMGAKNHAIVMPDANVDATLNALVASGFGAAGQRCMALSTVVFVGGSKPWEDKLLERAKALKVNAGTEPDTDLGPVISKQAKERIHRLVQSGVESGARLLLDGRNIVVPGYESGNFIGPTILSDINANMECYKEEIFGPVLLFMEADSLEEAINIINSNKYGNGASIFTTSGVAARKFQTEIEAGQVGINVPIPVPLPFFSFTGNKASFAGDLNFYGKAGVNFYTQIKTITQQWKDSTGGSRINLAMPTSQK
- the ALDH6B2 gene encoding methylmalonate-semialdehyde dehydrogenase [acylating], mitochondrial isoform X1; translated protein: METRMLRLSIQRVRKLNFLRPQISALGRSHLSTAAEPSSSKSNPPRVPNLIGGSFVDSKASTVIDVINPATQEVVSQVPLSTHEEFKAAVSAAKEAFPSWRNTPITTRQRVMLKLQELIRRDMDKLALNVTTEQGKTLKDAQGDVFRGLEVVEHACGMATLQMGEYVSNVSHGIDTYSIREPLGVCAGICPFNFPAMIPLWMFPMAVTCGNTFVLKPSEKDPGASVMLAELALEAGLPEGVLNIVHGTHDIVNAICDDENIKAISFVGSNVAGMHIYSRAAAKGKRVQSNMGAKNHAIVMPDANVDATLNALVASGFGAAGQRCMALSTVVFVGGSKPWEDKLLERAKALKVNAGTEPDTDLGPVISKQAKERIHRLVQSGVESGARLLLDGRNIVVPGYESGNFIGPTILSDINANMECYKEEIFGPVLLFMEADSLEEAINIINSNKYGNGASIFTTSGVAARKFQTEIEAGQVGINVPIPVPLPFFSFTGNKASFAGDLNFYGKAGVNFYTQIKTITQQWKDSTGGSRINLAMPTSQK